In Candidatus Poribacteria bacterium, the DNA window GTCCTACCCAATTACACAATGCGATCAAATCCTCGGTATCCTCTCAAGCATGGTGGAGCAAAAGGCATAAGTCCTTATCGGAGGAACTAACAAATGGCATATAGTAATTTTACATTAGAAATGGTGCGAACAGCGTTTCAATTAGAAATAGTTGAGTCCGCAGACATTTTTTCTCAAGCATCAACAGTAGCACTACGGGAACGTTTCACAGACGAGTTAGCGGAAAGGGTGGAATTAGCCATCTCCAGTGGTACAGAGAAAGCACGCTCGGAGCTGATCGTGGCTGATGTGCTGTTTGAACTGCGAAAACATTTCGATCACCGTATCAGTTTCTTTTCAGGGATTGAGTTTAGCGTTGATACTGAACAAGGATTAACAGGCGTATGTGATTTTTTAGTGAGTCTGTCTCCACTACTCTCTTTCTTAGAGGCACCCGTTATCATTCTGGTTGAAGCAAAACGTGAGAATTTGATAGTCGGTCTCGGTCAGTGCGCCGCCGAGATGATCGCAGCACAACGTTTTAATGCTGAGAGAGATAATAACATTCCTTGCATCTATGGTGCCACAACCTCCGGAACAGATTGGAGGTTTCTTAAATTGGAAGGCGAAAGACTTTATATTGATAGAGTGGTCTATCATATCTCACAGTGTGACAAAATCCTCGGCATCCTCGCAAGCATGGTGAAACAAAAAGTGTAATCTTGGAAACCTGATGTCGCGCGTAAAAAATAAAAAAGTTTGCAATTAACATATAAATATGATATAATATAAAAAACTAAGGTGTTGAATGTCAAAAAACCCTTTTTAATCCAATCCAGAGAGGTTGAAAAAAGGATGCAAGATCGGAATTTGAATCGGAGCCAAAATTTAGACTGTAAAAATGAATCGGTTGGATGATGCCTTTCTCGTCTCATCAGACGGGAGGGGCTTTTTGTTTATTATGAGAACTCAAACAATAAACTGACACAGGACAAAAAGATGCCAATAACAGTTTCGCTGGGGCGTGAAAAAGCACAAGTGATGAATCCTGAAGAAATTCGCCGAGCGCTGCTCAGAATCGCTCACGAAATTTTAGAGCAAAACCATAAACACATCGGGGATCTTGTATTTGTCGGCGTAAAAAGTCGAGGGGACTTCATTGCACACCGCATTGCTGAAAACCTTGAACGCATCGAAAATATTGAAGTTGATGTCGGGGCGATTGATGTCACGCTCTATCGAGACGATATTAATCTCCATGAGACACAGATCCAGGTCAGCAATACCGAACTTCCTTTTGAAATTACCGGTAAATGGGTCATTTTAGTAGACGAGGTGCTCTATACAGGGCGAACCGTTCGCGCCGCAATGGACGCACTTATGGATTTCGGTCGTCCAGCTGCAATCCAATTGGCTACTCTAATCGATAGGGGACATCGGGAATTGCCAATCGCTGCAGATTACGTTGGGAAAAATGTACCGACTTCCCGAAAAGAATTCGTTCGGGTACAACTTGCTGAAGAAGGTGGAATAGACTCAGCCATCATTTATGAAAGGGAAGCGGAATGAGCGACGCGTTTATTACTAACGGACGTATTATTGATCCTGCGAATAATATTGATGAGGTCGGTGCTCTCTTCATTGCCGACGGTAAAATTGCCTGGGTCAATGGTAACGGGAAACCCCCTGAACCGCAGACGGCTGATGTGTATAATGCAACGGGGCTCGTTGTTGCCCCGGGTTTAATTGATATGCATGTCCATCTCCGTGAACCCGGGTTTGAGCATAAAGAGACGATTGCTACTGGTACGGCGGCAGCAGCCGCGGGCGGATTTACTTCGGTTGTCTGCATGGCAAACACATCACCAGTCATAGACACGCCTGAGAAGATTGAGCAAATTTACGACATCGCACACGAGACTGCAGAGACAAACGTATTTCCTTTCGGTAGTATCACCAAAAATCTTGCGGGTGATGAACTCACGGATATGCGCGGGATGCATGCTGCTGGTGCGGTTGGCTTCAGTGATGATGGCGTTACTGTCATGAATGCCGCACTCATGCGCGATGCGCTCGCCTTGAGTGCGGAAATCGGTTTTCCAATCATGGTTCACTGTGAGGAGCACAATCTCAACGCAAAAGCAGTGATGAATTTGGGAGAGACTTCTCGCAAACTCGGCCTTATCGGCAGCCCGAATGCTGCGGAGGACATCATCGTTGGGCGCGACATCATGTTGGCGGAAATGACAGGAGGCCACCTCCACGTGCTTCACGTCAGCACTGCCGGAGCCGTTGAGTTAATACGCCAAGGGAAACGACGGGGTGTTCATGTAACTGCTGAGGCGTGCCCGCATCACTGGGTTCTTACGGATAAAGAAGTGGAAAAGCAGGGAACGAATGCAAGAATGCATCCGCCCCTACGCACGCAAAACGATATTGACGCAATTATCAAAGGTTTACGTGATGGCACGATTGACGCAATCGCTACTGACCATGCGCCACACACGCCAGAAGAAAAAGCGCGAGGAATGCTTGATGCCCCAAACGGAATTATCGGTTTGGAGACATGTGTACCACTTGTGTTTACACACCTCGTCCGACCAGGATATCTCACGGTCACAGAGGCGATTGCGAAAATGACATCTATTCCAGCAACCATACTCGGTATTGATCGTGGGACCCTCTCTGTCGGATCAGTTGGAGATGTCACTATGATTGATACGGATTTAGTTAATCAGGTTGACGTGACAAAATCTCGCTCAAAAAGTCAAAACACCCCTTTCGCAGGCTGGGAGCTTAGAGGGTGGCAGACAATTACACTCCGAAGTGGAGTCGCGATTGGGAAATCGCTCTTATAGGAGGAGAGTATGAAAGCGATTCTCGCGTTAGCGGACGGAACAGTTTTTGAAGGCGAGCAATTTGGGGCGACGGGTGAAACCCTCGGCGAGGTTGTCTTTAATACAAGTATGACGGGTTATCAGGAAGTTTTGACCGATCCCTCTTACAAAGGACAGATCGTGACGATGACATATCCGTTGATTGGCAATTACGGTTGTAACGAAACAGACGTGGAATCTGTCGGTCCGCAGGTGGAAGGGTTTGTTGTTCGTGAATACAGCGCGTACCATAGCAATTGGCGTTCAAAATGGAGTTTAGATTCCTACTTATCAGAGCACGGTATTATTGGGATCCAAGGGATCGATACTCGTGCACTCACCCGTCGCCTCCGGGTTCATGGGGTAATGAATGGATGTCTCTCTACGGAAGATCCAAACCCTGAGCATCTTGTAGAGAAAGCTAAAGCGTGGCACGGCTTAGTAGGTTGGGACTTGGTACAGCGCGTAACATGTCCCAGTTCGTACGCATGGCAGAAGAGTTGTCAGTTACAAGAGGGGTCTGTAACTTCCACAAATACCTCTTTAACCGAAAACCGAAAACTGAAAACCGAAAACTATAAAGTCGTTGCTCTCGATTTTGGGATAAAATATAACATTTTGCGTCAACTCACCGAACACGGATGTCAGGTGCAAGTGGTACCAGCAAAAACGACTGCTGAAGAGATTCTCGCAGCGGAACCGGATGGTGTGTTCCTATCGAACGGCCCGGGCGATCCAATGCCAGTTGACTATGCAATTGAGACAATCCAAGGATTAATAGGCAAAAAACCTCTTTTCGGTATCTGTCTGGGGCATCAACTTTTGGGACTTGCCCTTGGTGGAAAAACGTTCAAACTGAAGTTTGGACATCGCGGTGCGAATCAACCCGTCAAACATCTCGAGACCGATCGGGTTGAAATCACCTCGCAAAACCACGGGTTCTGCGTTGATATTGATTCACTACCAAATAGCGTTGACGTTACACATATCAATCTAAATGATGACACACTTGAAGGGATACAGCATCGGGAGTATCCCATTTTTTCTGTCCAGTATCATCCGGAGGCATCGCCCGGTCCGCATGATGCAAGTTATCTCTTTTCACGTTTTACAGAAATGATGGACGGAAAGAGTCATTAGTAGACACGGGTCGGTTGCAAGAGGTGTTTTTTTACAAAAGCCTCTTAACTTTAACCATCAACTCGACTCCGTTATAAATGTTAAGGCACGAGTTGATGGTTAAGACTGATAACTGATAACTAAAAACTAATCATGCCAAAGCGAACAGACATAAAAAAAATCTTAATTATCGGATCCGGTGCGATTATTATCGGGCAGGCGTGCGAGTTTGATTACTCCGGAACCCAGGCGTGTAAGGCACTTAAGGAAGAAGGGTATGAGATTACCCTTGTCAATAGTAACCCTGCTACTATCATGACCGATCCAGACTTTGCCGATCAGACGTACATTGAACCGATTACTGCGGATACAGTGGAGCTTGTAATTGCCAAGGAGCGACCACAAGCGTTGCTGCCGACCCTCGGTGGACAAACCGCTTTGAACGTATCTGTTGAACTTGCAGAATCGGGGGTGTTAGATAAGTACGCGGTTGAACTGATTGGCGCAAAACTGCCCGCTATCCAAAAAGCGGAAGACCGCGCTCTCTTCAAAGAGGCGATGGTGAAGATTGGGCTGGAAGTCCCTCAGAGCGGTATTGCACATTCTGTGCAAGA includes these proteins:
- the pyrR gene encoding bifunctional pyr operon transcriptional regulator/uracil phosphoribosyltransferase PyrR; amino-acid sequence: MPITVSLGREKAQVMNPEEIRRALLRIAHEILEQNHKHIGDLVFVGVKSRGDFIAHRIAENLERIENIEVDVGAIDVTLYRDDINLHETQIQVSNTELPFEITGKWVILVDEVLYTGRTVRAAMDALMDFGRPAAIQLATLIDRGHRELPIAADYVGKNVPTSRKEFVRVQLAEEGGIDSAIIYEREAE
- a CDS encoding dihydroorotase is translated as MSDAFITNGRIIDPANNIDEVGALFIADGKIAWVNGNGKPPEPQTADVYNATGLVVAPGLIDMHVHLREPGFEHKETIATGTAAAAAGGFTSVVCMANTSPVIDTPEKIEQIYDIAHETAETNVFPFGSITKNLAGDELTDMRGMHAAGAVGFSDDGVTVMNAALMRDALALSAEIGFPIMVHCEEHNLNAKAVMNLGETSRKLGLIGSPNAAEDIIVGRDIMLAEMTGGHLHVLHVSTAGAVELIRQGKRRGVHVTAEACPHHWVLTDKEVEKQGTNARMHPPLRTQNDIDAIIKGLRDGTIDAIATDHAPHTPEEKARGMLDAPNGIIGLETCVPLVFTHLVRPGYLTVTEAIAKMTSIPATILGIDRGTLSVGSVGDVTMIDTDLVNQVDVTKSRSKSQNTPFAGWELRGWQTITLRSGVAIGKSLL
- the carA gene encoding glutamine-hydrolyzing carbamoyl-phosphate synthase small subunit translates to MKAILALADGTVFEGEQFGATGETLGEVVFNTSMTGYQEVLTDPSYKGQIVTMTYPLIGNYGCNETDVESVGPQVEGFVVREYSAYHSNWRSKWSLDSYLSEHGIIGIQGIDTRALTRRLRVHGVMNGCLSTEDPNPEHLVEKAKAWHGLVGWDLVQRVTCPSSYAWQKSCQLQEGSVTSTNTSLTENRKLKTENYKVVALDFGIKYNILRQLTEHGCQVQVVPAKTTAEEILAAEPDGVFLSNGPGDPMPVDYAIETIQGLIGKKPLFGICLGHQLLGLALGGKTFKLKFGHRGANQPVKHLETDRVEITSQNHGFCVDIDSLPNSVDVTHINLNDDTLEGIQHREYPIFSVQYHPEASPGPHDASYLFSRFTEMMDGKSH